In one Pseudoliparis swirei isolate HS2019 ecotype Mariana Trench chromosome 23, NWPU_hadal_v1, whole genome shotgun sequence genomic region, the following are encoded:
- the hspb9 gene encoding heat shock protein beta-9, which produces MSQTNRHKSNQEKTLWKLSVLTLHHVARERESRPAADMMSQHAALSGLFGDDPFFSQDRLLWPLRHRDLSSLQQDFFNKRTKVADSLLGGIPDLLGGISDHPHMLRFGQFPLISSSLMRASDAEEREPPSTELHQEAQLATVNNSDLLVTLDARGYAPNDITVKLEGRSLAVVAMKQAGAEESQSCASSSSSASFCSSASSQIGFVQKIDLPPHLDLTGLSCSLMDDGQLRIHAPVSKRPIGEEQEVPVRFRSSLEFPVSKEEEQRD; this is translated from the exons ATGTCCCAAACCAACAGACACAAGAGTAACCAGGAGAAGACGCTTTGGAAGCTCTCGGTTCTCACACTTCACCACGTCGCCCGAGAGAGGGAATCCAGACCTGCCGCGGATATGATGTCCCAGCATGCAGCGCTGAGCGGCCTGTTCGGAGACGACCCGTTCTTCAGCCAGGACCGGCTGCTGTGGCCGCTGCGCCACCGGGACCTCTCGTCCCTGCAGCAGGACTTCTTCAACAAGAGAACCAAAGTGGCCGACAGCCTCCTGGGGGGGATTCCTGATCTCCTGGGGGGGATTTCGGATCACCCCCACATGCTCAGATTCGGCCAGTTCCCGCTCATCTCCTCCAGTCTGATGAG GGCGAGCGACGCCGAGGAGAGGGAGCCTCCCAGCACGGAGCTGCACCAGGAGGCCCAGCTGGCCACGGTGAACAACAGCGACCTCCTGGTGACCCTGGACGCTCGCGGTTACGCCCCCAACGACATCACCGTCAAACTGGAGGGGCGGAGCCTGGCCGTGGTGGCCATGAAGCAGGCGGGAGCAGAAGAGAGTCAgtcctgcgcctcctcctcctccagcgcctccttctgctcctcggCCTCGTCTCAAATCGGATTCGTCCAGAAGATCGACCTCCCCCCCCACCTGGACCTGACGGGTCTCTCCTGCTCCCTGATGGACGACGGGCAGCTGCGTATCCACGCCCCCGTGTCCAAGCGGCCAAtcggggaggagcaggaggtgccgGTTCGGTTCAGGTCATCGTTGGAGTTCCCCGTTtccaaggaggaggagcagagggactGA
- the LOC130188356 gene encoding uncharacterized protein LOC130188356: MSPVGEVTLGQGANITCSTSNQRLGGTFVLQQTSGAFRKTQTSSTNSAAFNLLQVDFGNEGSYTCQYRIRLSSRDFNSPLSDSVRLSVAVPLQQPSISLASPDGGLVWGPQGAEVTRGYSCVFTCSISSHYPGGVFSLISSDSGLTDTKQALAGSASFDFPVTEYEHLGVYSCVYEVTLSARRFTSTTNASIVVIIKMPLVPLVSSVAVMGPLLVLLVLVAVCLVCRRTRPAGPPVALDYDALAVIHGNDYDNNQNEDQDNIYANVDPMDTDNKLGEEEERAEEKESDDYEELESNGGQDPEEDEGTCEDEADYGNVTQLDEPTVDIYGELENVYQNF; this comes from the exons ATGAGTCCTGTCGGGGAGGTGACCCTGGGCCAGGGCGCCAACATCACTTGTTCTACCTCAAATCAGCGTTTAGGTGGAACCTTCGTTCTGCAGCAGACCTCAGGCGCCTTCAGAAAGACTCAAACCTCAAGTACCAACTCGGCTGCTTTCAACCTGTTGCAAGTGGATTTTGGAAACGAAGGCTCATACACGTGTCAGTACCGGATAAGGCTTTCAAGTCGAGACTTCAACTCACCCTTAAGTGACTCGGTCAGACTCTCTGTTGCTG TGCCGCTGCAGCAGCCCAGCATCTCCCTGGCGTCTCCTGACGGAGGGCTGGTCTGGGGCCCCCAGGGGGCCGAGGTCACCAGGGGTTACAGCTGCGTCTTCACCTGCTCCATTTCCTCCCATTATCCTGGGGGCGtgttctctctcatctcctctgacTCCGGCCTCACCGACACCAAGCAAGCGCTCGCCGGCTCCGCCTCCTTTGACTTCCCTGTGACCGAATATGAGCACTTGGGGGTGTACAGCTGTGTGTACGAGGTCACACTGTCTGCACGGAGATTCACTTCCACCACGAACGCCTCCATCGTGGTCATCATTAAGA TGCCTCTGGTGCCGCTGGTTTCTTCAGTCGCCGTCATGGGTCcgctgctggtcctgctggttcTGGTGGCGGTCTGTCTGGTCTGCAGGAGAACGAGACCGGCCGGTCCGCCTGTTGCCCTTGACTACGATGCCC TGGCTGTCATACACGGCAACGATTATGACAATAACCAGAATGAGGACCAGGACAATATCTACGCCAACGTTGATCCAATGGACACCGACAACAAActcggggaggaagaagagagagcagaAGAAAAGGAGAGTGATGACTATGAGGAGCTAGAGAGTAACGGAGGTCAAGATCCTGAGGAAGACGAAGGaacctgtgaagatgaagctGACTATGGGAATGTAACCCAGCTGGATGAACCAACTGTGGACATTTATGGAGAACTCGAAAATGTTTATCAAAACTTTTGA